AAACAattaaccccttcataaaaatattcgtagtaatacaaaatcataatatataATTGTCACTTTGGAAATTACTACCTCTTGATCCTTGAGTTCcaggtttaatcctttaagttattcatatatatatatatattcataaaatcaaattttataaaatataaactttagtaactctctactaaagtggttaagcctaacactctgaattattaaactcattaaacttatctcaacgaaatattttatatctctacaaagagactatgaattctatcttaaGGATATGTGTTCCTTTAGCACTATatgtgactgcccaacatattgaggttttgaccgttgaATTAAATcttactcttgatatatcaaagcaatctatATTTCATGATTGGGTTCACTCTCCTCTCGGGATTTagagtttatgtaaattaaagtcgtgtgatttattattcaattgacggTCGTTAATAggataattaatctcacagcggtctagttcaatgtATTTTATACACTTaagacatatcaacatatcaattagaagtctctacttccatgatcaagacaaaccatcttaattggcacgttatagtcttcacagatgaaatacccaatttcatcactgactacgaactaaggttttgagtttacaaagaacttgtgatttatatcttgtGACTAAATCGCATACTACCCTTAGGATGTGCATGTCGCCTCAAGTCTTCATTTTGTTTCATTAGCTCTTGTACATTAGCTATCAACGCTTGGATTTGCTGGGCCATTCCCACTGGATCTGGTGGTGCTGTCATAGTTGAATCCATCGGTCTCAAAGAACTTTGTCAATAAAGATACGATGACTTGCTATATTGCATTCCAATTCATCATCTCCACAGACGATACCAAACTGATAAAGCACAAAATAGCCTCATTGGTATGTTCCTTGCTGGTGTTGATGGACGAACCTGATTTCCTATTTAGAACAAAGAGAATAGAGGTGAAAGACACCGGGTGGTGCCAGCCAAGGGCCCTCCAATACTTAAGTTAGACAATCTCTCTTTAGGAATCTACAGCATACACTGCAAAACGATGTGTGTTCACTTACTTGAGCTAGCTGGCTTTATATAACCAGTACTCGGGTAAATGCATTTGTCCGTTGATCTCTCCCCTGGAAGATGCACCTAAGTGAATTACTTCATTAATTGCAATGAAGTCTCTCCTTAACTGGGCATTCGTAACGTCTGGACGGTAGCTCATAAAGAACTTTGTAGCAGTCTTCTTGTCGTTACTCACTGCTAGCTGGATTGGTGGAGTTATTTATGACTTTAATGTGCTTACAGTCATCCATTGGAACGGACGACCATTTAATCATTACGCGTTAGAAGCTGTTGCATTTGACTCCATAGTACTTACTAGAAAAGAAGGATATGATTAGTTCCACTATCTTCTGCCCTAGCCTTTATTTTCTATGCTAAAGCGCAATTTGCACTTATGATTGGTTCCATCCATCCCTCAGCCTAATGAGTCGAGTATAGCATGAGAGGGTCCATTATTCGAGCGTTCTAGTTCTTAGTTGGTTCCCATTTGCTTGCCCCCTCCCTCATAATCCATTATTAAAATACACCCTACTGATTTCGTTGGTTAGGGCCAAGAGCAAATTCGCTCACTACGGGGAGGATCAAGATTGGAAGAATGACGACTAGGAATAAACAAAGAAAGGATGATTGATTTCAAATCCTAATATCTTCTCATGATGGTGGATATATATGTTATGAAGAATATAAGGATATAAAAAGcgaaataaaaaatgaagtaaTCCTTTTACAAACTTACGAAATTCTAAATGTCAAATTGGAAAATGAGGCAAactataagaaataaaaattggatCATTTTACATACTTTAAGGATTTGATTGATTGCTAGTTTTGGAAGTCTAACAGCTTGGAAAATGGGCTAGACTTAcgttcattttaaatttttattaatgttaaTCTAATAGTAGCAATCAATTGTCCATTGgcttagagcatttgcatccaTATCCAAGGTTGTGAAATCCGAAGCTGACCATACGGTCCGACCCGGTTACTCGTGACCTGGCCCCCAACTCAATTCTTTAGCAAGTGAAAACGAGTCCTGAAATTAATTGAGAAAAATGCATGCTCTAGGAATAGAACCAGTGACCTCCTAGGAGTTGCTAACCACTAAACTAATAGGCTTTCTTGGGTCCttcttgaaatttatattttatttattttaattttacaagaTCAATagttttggatttaattttatCACTATTCACTTaatagtattttcttttctttttttgttcaagAATTATTCTTTCACatcaataaatatgaatatgaaaattgtaaatttatgttaaaaatgattttattttaaattaaaatgcattatttatttgaaagattaataaatacaattttttaaagcttgtttatatttattattttctattcactttataaaaataacaaaaatacatttgaaagttgttttaattgcttaatatttttttaagagtaatttttcatatttttacacattaatacatttatttgtattttaattaatattaaattaattttgacgTCATCACGATTCGACCTCAATTGGACCTCGGTCCGTcgtcaaaaaccttgaacctctcccttcTCCGTTTCTTTGAACGGTCCGGGTCTGAAAACCATACTCATATCTTCAAATTGTTCTTTTTACTatctcaaaaaactactttatctattatgccatatcattttacaatacacccaacatcccagcttttattttaaaatacaacacattaaaataatataaattatacaataaaataataaaaaagagagtaggGAGGGAGAGGAGATGAGAGgctgaagagagagaaagaagaagatattttaaaagaaaggaataaaaaaaatattattttggttttgcaaGTTACGACAGTAGAATCTAAATATAGAATACCACTGTAGCtctattgtatatattttttaccattttgcAATTTTACAAGCCAAATGTTGCTTACTTTTAATGCCTTAATGCTAAAATCCTCTTACCTATGGCATTTGCAAGTCGGGTTGTGAATACTCTTAGAGCATTTTTAtcaagcatttaaaaaaatttagcatttacatCTCAAAACCtatatttataacatataacacacCACATTACAATACAACctatatcaaaacttctatttttttttacaatttcatttaaagattgtttctttattattttcaataattttttatttttcctctctctcctttgtctctctctttctcacagcaCCGCCGGCACCACACAACCAACCACccacaaaaaacccaccacccataccacaaccaccacaaacaaaaaaagaaaaaaaaatcacagcagAAAGAAACCTCCACATccactcaccaccaccaaccacagcaggaaaaaaaaaaaaaaaaaaaaaacctccataggtgatgcaaacctcaatcgacacgctttgagacccaacaaaaatattggaatatttacccaagaaagctaaaattcagatttttgatagaaaccctgacccaacgtttataatcgaaacgtaaaccaaatgtataagttgacattgatccaatgattataaagaatcacgaaccgaatgtataaagtttaaacgccacaaggaagaatccttgataagttcacagttcttgaagaaccaaaagaagagcaaagcctcaccttttctgatttttattcaataatattatgaaaaacgtttacaaacttcagagcctatttaagggctccataaaacttgacagataagaaaatatattctaaaataactcctaattgataccttaccatatcaagaatcaaatttgacctaaaaagcattaaatgcacctaaaaacaaggaattaaatcacctaaacctaaaataacgtttttacataaaaataccaaaaataataaattacaataattaaactgAAAAATTGTGTCccacatcagacccctccacttgaaacaaactcgttctcgagttcatctttgaaatctgaaatcttccgctccaaataaacaaatacttcgaatgctttaatgacttgatccggttgtgaaatttgaatccttcataaagtgtagcagaaaatttcttctcatctactttcaatttatttgcaacatcaatcaacaaagggttgataataaaattaaaattttctactccaagaaaatcaacatattgtatagtcatctttaacaaatcaactgagacttgacgattgtgagttgtggactcatccttatatttgacctcaattgaatcttacacaatgttctcaataattaccatctttttttctttttctttttttcaagtttttttttctcttttttcactctttttttggatgataacaggaaataaaagataaaaggatagaaaactgattttagaacctgtgctctgataccaaatgatgtgaacctcaatcgacacgctttgagacccaacaaaaatattggaatatttacccaagaaagctaaaattcagatttttgatagaaaccctgacccaacgtttataatcgaaacgcgaactaaatgtataagttgaccttgacccaatgattataaagaatcaagAACCgaatgtataaagtttgaacgccacaaggaagaatccctaataagttcacagtttttgaagaaccaaaagaagagcaaagcctcacattttctgatttttattcaataatattatgaaaaacgtttacaaacttcagaacCTATTTAAGGGtttcataaaacttgacagacaagaaaatatattctaaaataactcctaattgataccttaccatatcaagaatcaaatttgacctaaaaagcattaaatgcacctaaaaacaaggaattaaatcacctaaacctaaaataacgtttttacataaaaataccaaaaataataaattacaataattaaacagtaaattgtgtcccaCATCAACAGGTAAGGGCGAATCGGAACCCATAACCTGCAAATCTGAACATGAGAAAGAGATAACCATAGATCTATGCCGGTGGGGGTGAGTGGGAGGGCGAATCGGAAGCAGCGGCAACCTGGCGACGTTGCAACCAAAGAGTAGAGATCGAGTGACTGAGAGCAGAGAGATCGGCGACGAGCAGAGATCGGCGACGTGCAGAGACCAGCGGCGAGCAGAAATGGGCGACGAGCAAAACAGAGAAGAGAGAACATGAACcacggagagagagaggagagaacaGAGAAGAGAGAACAGAGATGaaagaagtgagagagaggaaagagaatgaaaaatcAGAAGGTACGGTTGggaataaaaaaactattttttattttacaatacagcTACAGTGCCCTCTCAAAAATGAGATTGCATTATAGCAAGATTGTAAATCTGATAACACATACCAAATTTGATGGAGATGGTTTTTTGGGGTTTAGATGctaaaaaataagatttatAGCATATGAGAgacttgatgagaatgctcttatagCCTAATGGTAATGGTATTTTTACCTACATTGTGAATGTGAGGTCCTTCTCCCAGGGTTCGATCCCTCCTTTCCACATGGCTTGTCCAtgtttttatgtgaaaaatataatataaattgttattagtatataattttaattttaattaacatttttaacaaataagaaaaaattaatccaGCTTCTCTATAAAGTGacggtaaatttttatttatttttggtgaaaCGCAGTTTATTTcgtatttttaatttgttgtatttCATTCGATTTCcatcaaaattaaaaagcaaAGCCCTAACTTAAGCGGAAGTACCCAAATTCACTCACTTGGACACTACACATCTCATTTTTGCGCACACGGATAGGAATGGAGGACGTAAAGAAGAGAAAGGTAGGAGAAGGAGTGGGAAATGGAGAGACATCTGAAGAAGAGATGCGTTTGTTGCTTGACCCTCTCCCTAAGCCCCAGCTCGTCCATATTCTCTCTAAACTGTACATAACATAACCTCCCCCTTTTATCAATACTTGTtcattcctatatatatatatgccttttcttttcttaaatttcTGGGTTTCTTTCCAATACTCTTACCTCCCTTTAATTGCCCTGCAATATTGAAAACTGTATAGATTTAATGGTTTAGTATACccttttttattaatatcatgAACCCATTGTAAAATCaagagtttttttaatattttaaatttgagattttagcTTCAAAGAATTGGTAATACGTAgtcaatttcaattttctagCAACCAAATGTCACCTGGGTTTGTTGGGAAGTTGTTTTATGGGAAATTGAAAAGATTAACAGAGTTCccagtgggtttttttttttttttttcccttggtCCAATGGAAATCTTTGGATATCTCGTTTTGGAATTTGGCTTGTATGTCATAGTAGTAGATTTAATGGTTCATAAGAGAAATACTTGCagtattataaaattttagtacAAACGAGTTACGAGCTGATATGGCTGCTTAGAGGTCGAGTCACGCCAACCACACCCTCCACCCTGTGAACTTGGCGCTCGGAGTGTGCAAATAATTATCATCATTCCCAATGACAGTTAAATTCAATGCAAtcatatgtttaaatttaagtggGGAGCACAAGCTGTAACACCTAAGGAATGGTAGCTAAGTTTTTCCCATTGTGTAACCAAGTCATGAGACTGTGTGAGTCAGACCTCAATCCCAGGTGTACCATAAATCCGTACTTCTTTCCTCTCACATAATAGTAGgtcttattaattaaattcattgtgggatccacaattcatgtgagagggatggaggtatgcatttatggtactcctaGAAGATTCTATAATTTTCCCAACCCCAGTGAGCCTTGCATCAAAAACTGGCCTCATCTGAAACATCCTTGCATTTGTGCATGCATGTACTTGTCAATTCATGTTGCATGTGAGAATGTTGTGCTTGTGTCATGTGAGAAGGGGCCATATGAGTGTTGCTACTGACTGTACGCTGTGTGATTGACCCTGTGCATGGGTGTTTGTTTGCATGTTGAGGCATAAAGAGGCTCCCAATATCCTTCAATTGCAGAAGAAATTAGAAGTATTGCCAGTGCAGATCCCGTCCATCGAAAGCTTTTTGTTCGTGGCTTGGCCTGGAATACCACTTCAGAAACCTTGTGTGCTGTGAGTGCATTGCTGACTGCTGATTGTATTTTGTGTGTCTTGCTTGTGATTGCCGGTAAAATATGTTACTGGAAAAAAGTTATTCACTCATAGATACTTAATTCGTTCAATACACTTACATTTTTTAACTTGACATCTGGTGTTTAGCTATTTTTTCTGTTGAACTTCTAAGAGAATCTGAACACTGAACATTTAAAGTTATGTACTTGTCCAGGCATTTCAAGTGCATGGAGAAATAGAGGAAGGTGCTGTGATCTCTGACAAAACAACAGGAAAATCACGTGGTTATGGTTTCATTACTTTCAAACATATGGAATCAGCTCATAATGCATTGAAAGCACCTAGTAAAATGATTGATGTGAGCATTAGCCAATCTAGCATTTTTGCACATGAGACTTCTCATTTAGACATGCATGTAGATCTTTCCTTCTCATTtagactctctctctttttctcgaAGAGAGTGCATGTGCATGTATTCTGCTTAGAAAATATGATTTAAGCTTTGTTACCAGTAATGCTATTCACAGGAGCacctttatttttcaattttatatataaacagtATGTTTCTAATAATTGTTGACTAGGACATGCAGGATGGATAAGTATTGAGGTACTCAAAATGTGTGCATAACACCACATACCCTTGAATGCTATATGAAATATGCTTGTTTTATTTTCTAGCTTAGGACATAAATTATAGTTTAGAATGCGTGTTAAGTTACACTCTTCATAGGTGCATGCAGTTGCACTGCTTTTCATTAGTTTATGGTCTTGACATGCAAAACTGATATCTAGTTGAATGGGGAGAAAACATTCAAGGGAAAGAGACAAGCTATCAATTAAACTATATATGGAAGATGCATTACAATTTGAGAGGTTGCACAACTGCAGAAGGGAGCTAGATAGTTGGTGTGCTTGCTAGATAAGCATCTCTTCGTTATATGTCTCTGTTTGCAGGGTATTGGGCTTCTTAGGGTATTAATTATGATCTTCACACATTTTTacctctcttgctctctctcaaTGATATGCATAAACACACAACACACTCAAGCATACACATTGTCCATACTGCGTGTACAGAATCATATTTTCCCCATGCTGCATCAAGGTTATTTAAATAACTAGGCTAAGATCAACAATTCCATCTTTTTACATGGACTGTTTGGTACCTTCATAATAATTAGTTTCTTGTTTCTGTTTCCTGGTTGCTTGAACATCTTCATTTAGGGTCGATTAGCTGTTTGCAATCTCGCTTGTGAGGGCTTAAGCGGAGCAAGTACAACTCCTGATTTGGCCCAGAGGAAGCTCTACATTGGGGGCTTGTCACCAAACATTACTAGTGAGGAGCTTCTCAAATATTTTGAGAAGCATGGTGACATAGAAGAAGGTTCAGTTGCATATGACAAGGATACAAATGTGTCTCGGTAAATAATACCATGGCCATCTCATGTTTtgttgagatatatatatatatatattgtgatacTTAATTATGCAATCATCATTCTCAATGTTTATGTGTAGTGGGTTCGGTTTTGTTACATACAAGACTGtggaggctgcgaagaaggccATAGATGATCCAAACAAGATCCTTGGGGTAAGTAACTATGTGCTTTATGTCTATTCATGATGTTCAATATAGCTCTCTTCATGCATGACCATTTGGGCCTATGCCCAAAAAACAATTATGTTTTCAAAGCCCATAaaagagtttatatatatatatatatatatatatatatatcaaaagttGCCTATTGAAAGGTTATCACCATTCAAATTGGATATACCAAAAGGTGTCTATTGAAAGGTCATAACCCTTCATATTAGATATATATTAAAGGTAGGCTGGAATGTGCCTATTGAATGAAAAGTTTCCTATTGATtgaaaatgtgcctattgaaTGAAAAAGTGTCTATTGAccgaaaatgtgtctattgaacGAAAATGTGCTTATTGACtgaaaatgtgcctattgactaaaaatatgtatattaaaCGAAAAGGTGCCTATTGACTAAAAATGTacctattgaatgaaaatgtgtctattgaatTAAAAAGGTGCCTATTAACCGAAAAGATGTATATTGAATGAAAAGATGCCTGTTGAAGGGTCATAATCATTTGGATATAAATAGTGGTTCATATTCATTTGGtaatttcttctctttatcttttttaaagATACAAAAAATTGGATTAAGATCTTATAGAGTTCCTAGGATACTCTACCACATGGAGTTATTAAAATCTTGGTATTTTATTCTGTAATAGATAAATCTTggtcttttattttgtaatagatGGTTCAGATTATACTCTACCACATGTATATTGAATGAAAAGGTGCCTATTGGCCGAAAATGTGCCTATTGACCGAAAATGTGcttattgaaaaatgaaagtCACAACTGTTCATGTTTTGAAATGTATATGTGTCATTAATTTATGTAGCCACGTGGTGCAATGAGGAGTGgtcaacaaaaaatcaaacgtTTCGGCTATTAGTTATTACTAGTCGCTACACCGTGCGATGCACAAGAAAGCTATTGGAAAATAGATTaatctttcttttattctattaaatgttatatatatattgctaagtGTGTTtaggtctaatgataaaaagcaATCATTGTGTAGTAAACACCataaattaacattattttgaaattaaaaaataaaaaataaaaagaacaaaagagatATAACATCATTTTGATTTGTAAATCTAtagttttataatattaaattttttttttaatggtataATGTGCTTGGCTCCAAGGGTATGTGTAAAACATAATGTATTTGTGTCATAAAAGCAAGCACCTCTCATagcaaaatgtgaaaaatacctagaattttttttttttgtgggggagGGGGCGGCAAAAGCCGGTTGGGGAATGAGTCATGGGCAACCTTGTAATCATTGTGGATTTGAAAATCATTTTCCCTTCTTGGCCTATGTTTGCTCCACTGCCTTTCTCTTCTTATCTAATAACCCATACAGCaagccaaattaaaaaaaaaaaaaaaaaaaaaaaaaaaaaaacagaatatgAAACTGAAAATCATGAAAGAAAAGGAACAAAACCCAGAAATTGAAAATTCCTAATAACCATTCAGAAATTGATCTTCTAGGTTGTTTCCCTGATTTCAACGAAATCCCTAAATTGACAGCAAACCTAATTCAATTTCATATTGCTACTACGCCAAACACCTCTTTTGATGTGTACTTAGAAGTGTAACATCCCATAAAAAGCACTTGCCCAATTGACATTTGGCGACAAAAGCAAACAGCCCCCAAAAAATCTGCAACTACTTCACACTCATGGCTTCAGTATTCTTGGAACCAAATGTTTACTAATCATCAGATCTTGTATAGCAAATTGTTGCACACCCCGAATATTTTTATTCATCTGATTACAATTTCCACAATTACAACAATAGGccattgaaaagaaaaaaaaaatagcaagagCAACTACAAAAGCTAACAAAGTGATGTTTAAGGGAACATCTCATTAAGCAGAATGCAAATCAAGCTAAACTCTTTATATAAATCAATGCTATAACAATGCATGTCCTCCCATTACCACGATTGCTCAATGCTAGAGAATTGGGATTTACCAAGATTCCTTCTTGCATAACCTCAAGCCATTTTTGAATTCAAAGATgttccaattttcttttttttttgataagtaagaagagaatattattaataaaagaataGCAAGAGAAACACAAAGAGTTCACAGTAGTgaacaaaggaaagaaatgaacaaaaagataGAAGCAGCCCCTAATCTATTCTAATAGatgaaagaaaatccaaaaggaTAAAACAATTCGAAAAACCCCAATAtcgagaccaatcaaagagggtcTACTGGCAGAACTCTAATAACTGAACCACAGTTTTTCCCTCATCGTCAAAAGATCGCTGATTCCATTCAGTCCAAATAGTCCACATTAAATAGCTTGGAACCAAATCCCAAATATCAGAGCtatgcttcccaagccaatGATACCAACAAACTAATAAGTCCACAACTGAACCTGGCATGACCCATTCGATCCCAAACAACCGAAGCATATACATCCACAAAGAATGAGTTATCGGACAAAAAAATAACAGGTGATCCACAAATTCTGCATTGTAGCAGCACAAACAACAACAATTCGCCAAAGGGCGACCACGAAGCATAAGATTATCCAAAGTTAGAATCTGACCATGGGCTGCTGTCCACATAAAAAAAGCCACCCTTTTAGGAACCTTAACTTTCCAAATTCCCTTCCAAGGGAAAGTAGAAGGAGCTGCATTTCGaatcttatgataaaaagacTGAGTATCAAACTTCTCACTGCCATTAAGATCCGAACAAAGCCTGTCACACCCTCCACCCCTAGGAATTCGGGTTTGgatgaaatgaaaaagagagtAGGAAGCTGCCAACTCCCAATCATTGAATTCCCTATGAAATCTTAAACTCCACACCCTGTCATTATCACCCATCGGAGGGCTTAACACATCAAAAATACAAGCCTTCTTATTAGCTAAACGCAAAAATAACCGAGGATAGAGAAGTTTAAGAGGAACATCCCCAGTCCActtatcatgccaaaaaagaaTACGAGAACCATCCCCCACCACAAAAGAGAAATGCTTAGCGAAAGTTTCCCACCCTTCACTAATACTCCGCCATAAGCCACAGCCATGAGCCCTACTACAAGCTCTAGTGCACCAACCCCCTTTTCCCTCCCCATATTTCATGACAATGACCATTCGCCACAGATGCGAGGTTTCATGACCATACCTCCAAAGCCATTTTCCTAAAAGGGCCTGATTAAAAGGCACCAACTTCTGAATTCCTAAACCACCCAACTCACGCGGTAAGCAAACCTTTTCCCAAGCCACCAATGGATATTTGAAACACTCAATTGATGAACCTCACAAGAAGTTCCTTTGAATGCGTTCCAATCTAGTCGCCACAGCTTTAGGGATAGTAAAAAGGGAAAGGTAATAAGTCGAAAGGCTTGAAAGGGTACTCTTCAACAAGGTGAGTCTACCACCCTTTGACAAATAAAGCCGCTTCTAGCCTGAAAGcttcttttccatcctctcaaggATCGGATTCCAAATAGAGGTTGTTTTCTACAAAGTTCCCAATGGCATACCCAAGTAAATCATAGGCAAACTACCCACCCTACACTGAAGGATATTAGCCAAAGATTGAATGTTATACACCTCCCTAATAGGGACAATTTCACTTTTCCCCACATTCATCTTCAAACCAGTAAAAGTTTGAAAACAAGTCAAAATCAACCTAATAGAAAGAATCTGCTCTCTAGAGGCATCACAGAAAAGAATGGTATCATCAAcaaataaaatgtgag
This genomic stretch from Castanea sativa cultivar Marrone di Chiusa Pesio chromosome 9, ASM4071231v1 harbors:
- the LOC142610594 gene encoding UBP1-associated protein 2C-like isoform X1, whose protein sequence is MEDVKKRKVGEGVGNGETSEEEMRLLLDPLPKPQLVHILSKLGSQYPSIAEEIRSIASADPVHRKLFVRGLAWNTTSETLCAAFQVHGEIEEGAVISDKTTGKSRGYGFITFKHMESAHNALKAPSKMIDGRLAVCNLACEGLSGASTTPDLAQRKLYIGGLSPNITSEELLKYFEKHGDIEEGSVAYDKDTNVSRGFGFVTYKTVEAAKKAIDDPNKILGGRNIIVKLADSHKGKSLQTQLTTAVVPMALPMAAGYPQPGNAHVSTTPVAYTYPQTVASYPVSSYPSPPTAPAPYQAQPQISYAPVTLKKESLGLPSTPMGIGCHLVWCVWKLFGWIR
- the LOC142610594 gene encoding UBP1-associated protein 2C-like isoform X2; the encoded protein is MEDVKKRKVGEGVGNGETSEEEMRLLLDPLPKPQLVHILSKLGSQYPSIAEEIRSIASADPVHRKLFVRGLAWNTTSETLCAAFQVHGEIEEGAVISDKTTGKSRGYGFITFKHMESAHNALKAPSKMIDGRLAVCNLACEGLSGASTTPDLAQRKLYIGGLSPNITSEELLKYFEKHGDIEEGSVAYDKDTNVSRGFGFVTYKTVEAAKKAIDDPNKILGGRNIIVKLADSHKGKSLQTQLTTAVVPMALPMAAGYPQPGNAHVSTTPVAYTYPQTVASYPVSSYPSPPTAPAPYQAQPQISYAPVTLKKESLGLPSTPMGIGGYPYYLSKQ